AAACATTGAGGCTGCGTAATCATGATCTGTAACTCCAGCCCCAGCAGAGTGAATACAGGCTGGGACAAATCAGGTGTCAGAGGACGATGGAGACTGATCAACTCCAACTCACGTCAACCAACATTAGAGAGCAATCACTGTCCATCACCCCAACAAACCTTCAGTGTGCCACTACTCACTGGGGAAACGTAAAGTCTGCTCTCATGAGTATAGCTGTGGGCAGGAGACATCAAGGCTACTCCCGATCAGTCCCCATCTATCTGTACCTAGAGATTTTGGGCCCTTTGAAAGCATATAATATTGGGtgccatgaaaacacaaattgactATAGCAATATTTATAACGTTTACTTTTTCAGATGGTTCACTTCATTCTGCTCACATCCCCACTTGGGGCTTGAAAGAGCAGCAGCTTGATCACCATTCGTACCTCCCCCGCCCACTGATGGTGCATTCAAGACAActtggaaaaatgtaatttgactTATTAGAAATGAATTAAACGGTTGCCCAACTTGGGATAACGGTAGCAAAAGTGCAGGGGACAGAGGGAACAAATGTGGGAAGTGCGTGGGACATGTCCCCCGTGTCCGCTATGACCCTGGATATCCTGACTTCTACGACAGCAACATTTCTACTGACAGTCCACCATCTGCTCTGCCTGTAGGACACCGACTGGAAGATTCTAGTCCGCACCGTGCTCAAAACGGTATCTACGCAAGACTGAACCATGCAGTAAATAGAGAGGCGTTAAATATGAAGGCTATACTGATAATTTTgccaaaaatggaaaacaaaccacaagtttgtttcatttgtaaCAGAAGATGTTAGAtgttgagaggagagagggagagacagagagagacagagagaaagagagaggtagGCAGCAGATGTATAActgctgctttaatctctatcAGACAAAtttttataattacaaaaataatactgattGGTGTTTGTATACATAAGACTAATAATGGAAAtaagatgagattcaactttatcaTCATTTCAAAGAAGGGTTGAGGTTGGTGCAAAGAAGCAGTAAAGtgcagtgatatatatatatatatggtggaAATAACACTTGAATAGACCTAACGTTAACTTTAAAAATTTCCCTGATGAATTTAAGGTGGGAGTGACGTTAATTCTCTAGCTAACTATTGATTAGCGAACAATGCTACTACTGTCCAAAAGTAAGCTAGCAAGTTAACACTCGGCTCCAACGACAGTAACTACCGATGCAATAAACgattcatttcatcacattaacGTCCCTGTACCGCTGTCTTTTCCTTCCCTGGGCGCCTGAGAGCTGTATTCGCGTGGACATGAGGATACCACTAAAGTATCCGCATCACTTCTGGGGTCACGTCAGGTCACAATCGGACAACTCGCCTCTCGCATTGGCGGCAGGAACCCAGAGAAAAAGTTCTGTGGTTGTGGGCTTatgtaatattttgaaataaGAGTAGTAATAGTATTggtaaaaaatagaaaaagttaaacatattttttttctatacagcCTATGCCAAGGGCTGACTCTGGGAGTGTGGATCCAGTGTGTCTGGACTCCCGGGGAAACTGCCACATGACCTGAGCTCCAGTTCTCGtagattataaaaatatttccaaTGTGGACAATTTGGGTTGGAGTACTGGACTTTTTAGGcatgtcagaataaaacacCAAATTCTGCTTCACCATGTTGTGCCAAATATTTTCTTCCCAAGTAAGTTTAATTGGTAAACACTTTCTGTGTAGCACAAAGAACAACACCGCTAATGTAGGATCTAGAATGACAGaataaaatgtacacatttctACCCCAGTCCTCTGTGAATGATTACTAGTTTCATGACTATTATTCTAGTTACTTATACTGTCCCTGCGCCATGGGGCAGAGGCGTTATTAGGATCTTGAAACATCAGGGGTTTAGTATAGGAGATGAGGTCCTGTTATCTTTTTGAACTGTGTCTGATACTGATGCTCTATTTCACCTCTACAGTAGCTCTCTCTTTAGTATCTCTGAGTCCAGTTGTGTTGGAGGTTTTATCTGTCCATGGTCACatagtgctgctcattgtgacaactgttgagtttctctgtaacatagtgaggtcgagacctcactatgtaaagtgccttgagatatgtatgttgtgatttggagctctacaaataaaatttaaatgaaaatgtcaatggaACTCTGGCTGGACAAATATATCATACAATTAATATTTAGTCGCCTATTAAATGTACAAGTTATGCATCGACTTTTGTGTGCTTTTTCACAACTGTGCACTATGAGGCCATTGTATGGTCAATGCGTATTAAATGGTACATGCTGTGACTATATAGGCTACGTATTTGTCAGACATGCAAAAATGGAACCTTTCAGTAGGTGGATGTGATAAGGAGCTTAGGCTGACAGTCAGGTAAACAGTCCCCATTCATTCTGCAATCTGCACACACAGTCCAATTCAACATTTGCACACAGATCCCATGTATGGCACAGGATTACACTGTTCACCCTGTGATTGACCCGTTCAGACCAGACTGTTGGCACTGGCTAGTTTCTGGTCTGGTTGTGAAACTGTAGATCAGCAGTGGGGAATATTTTTCTTATCAAGGGCCATTTAAATTTATGTAACATCCTTTGCAGGCCACACTAAATTACTGAACACATTTATGACACTTACCTCTCTGATGTGATGAATGGAACTGCTTCAATGCATCACAACTGAAAAAGATTTGACACATCTCACTGGATGGAAAAAAGATCATTGTTATCCGACAAAGATCATCGTTGAAAAGAGTTACTCAAAGTTACTCAAATCATGGCCGGGAGAATTCtataagtaaataaatgatgCTTCTAATAATCAGTTACATTCATCTTTAAAGTTGTTTATTGAATGTTTGCTCCCTTTTTTGGCAAATAAAGTACATTCAAAATATACCAATACTTTGTGTTAACTGGTTACTGCATGATGgcggaaagaaatgaaaacgaTTTAAGAGGCGCTGGATTATTTACACAACATTATCATATGTGTATTATCAACGATATAtcaatcatttattattatttattacactAATTACAACAGTTTTTCAGAAGGATGTACAGAAGCAGAAGAGTATCATTTTCTCAGCCACTACTGGCTGTATTTGATAAGTGTTTACTGCATTCAAAGTTTTTAGATTTGTACAACATCGGCAGTTAAAGCAGTGGGACATCCATTTACCATTAGTTGGTATTGTTATTTTATCATTACCCTGGAAACAGTAGTTAGATGAAGTTGAGGCTGGCTCGAGTGTTTTCCACAGCTGTCACATGTGGCGTCATGCACCACCACGGGTCCTGTGTTTAGGGCCGACATCGTAAACTGGAGAATATTTTTTGGTAAGTGATGATTCCTTCTGACACTTTCGGACATCGTGCACCTTAATGACACCCAAAACAAAATTCCTAGTATGTAACGCATGTAATGcgataaaactgattctgatccTGAttctgatgaaaaacaaataaataaatgcatagaTGGCTGCTTCTGGTGGTCACTCCTGTGCATTCTTCTCCCCATCAGGCTGTTGGCCTGAAGTGAAACTTTGGAAGTTGGATTATATGATCCAAGAATTGAATGCTATTCTTGGAATGTTACTAAGGGTTGCTCGgttctgacctgtgacctttttcttcaaaaatgtgtaaatttcAGATCAGAAGAACTTTTTCCAGAACTGTCCAAGCATCTTGATTAGATGACCACGTCAATCATTACATCACCTAGCAACGGGCAAGAGGCTGCCTGAGTAACAATTGATCCAAGTcttttctgtgttctgtgttctgccGTTTAGGGCCAATGCTCATGCTCAGATTCAGCATATCAGAATCTTTTTCTCCTCTACATTATTATGGCCATGTGTTAACTATAGTGACATGCAGACTGAGGGAGCCGGGGACCAACCCGTCAACCCTCTGACCACAGTGTACACATCACGTTGTGTGGAGTCGGGCTCCAGGTGATGAAGGTGTACCATGCGGACGAGTGAGGTTCAGCTGTGGGCCTGAGGTTTCCACCGTCTTTAGGCTCAGAGAATCTCCGTGCTGCTAACCAGCAGTCTGTCATCAGCCGCTCTGCAACAgagtaaataaacacaaggCTGATAAATCCTTAGATTATCTACACCTTGATGTGTTGCTTTATGTTTGTAATCTGAACAAAGCCATGTGACTCTTGTCTCTTATAATATagtgttgtttgattttatcTAGGAAACCACGTGGCCAGTCTGTTTTTTATTGCTGATTTACTTTTGGAGGATTTAGTGTTGTAGGTTTGGATTATTTCTTTGGCCCCAATGTGAACGTCTGTCTTCATTCTGATTCTGTTGGTGGAGATGATGTGTTCATGAACCCACCGCTCTCCGTCTGTACCTGACGCATCGAAATGGAATTAACAggagcatttttttctgaaagaaataaaggaaTTATATGACAGCTCTCACGCTGGTCGGCTTACTGAATGTTTAAATCACCACCCACCACCCTcagccccccctctctctctcatgtagCCACATGTGGTTCAAACAGCAGCTCGGCTCCACAAACATGTGGTTTCATTTAGTGCTGTGGAAAGATTAAATAGGAAACTTGGAGAAGTGAAAAGAGCTGTGTCCTGTCACATTATGATATTGAACTGTGTCTCTGTGAAGCCCTTATCAAAGCTACAGCACAGTTTAGGCCTGAATACCTCCGGAGTCCGATCAGTCTCCTTAATCTGGACCATGACCTGGTTTATGTGGTGTTCAGGAGGCCTGGCCAGGATTAGCTGGGCAgagttttcctctgttttaaGTGCATGATGCAATCGTCCATGAACAGTATATTCCAGTATACACTATTCCTGAGTAGTAAAATGTACTCAacatcatttttcatatttgaattgaaaatacaTGGTGCACAACATTTGGTAATTTATAGAAAACGAGACTGGGAAGAGACggtggagctggtggagggAGAAGCAGAGCAACATGTGGTGGAGTAAACGTCATGTTCATGATGAAAATGTCTTATTGCCACACAGAAACAGGTATAAAATGGTTTAAGGAGGAGTTTCAATGTGGAACTAACTCTACTTAGTGTCAACATACTTTATTCTCTGCTACTAAACTGCATGTGAGCATATAACTTGTATAATTTCTGATTAGAAATGCCTGGCCAGTATTTTATGGGAAGCTGGAAACACAATCTAGGTAATGTTACTTTCACTTGGTCTACTATTAATCAATGAGAGAATGAGTGCAGGAAGCATTCTAGTCTTCTTCTATACGTTCACTGAAAGAATTCAGCGTCACTGAGTTGATGAACAGTGAATGCACATAATAGTTGTCGAGTTAAGAAAGTACAAATTCCTTTGTTGCATACGTTACACAGCGCAAGTCTGCTGTGAACAATACGACCTGCTCACATGGAAACAGCTGAAAACAGGACACGTGAAAATGCATAAGGAAATGATTCATAAATGAGGTGAATTGACTCAAACCACGTCGATGACAAGGAGAAGGACTTAAAATGACGCCCAACAATCAGTGgttaagaaagaaaatatttattggTTAAAATAGCTTTTCACAGATACAATtaatgggtttttgtttttgctatcATGCACTTACACTGTACAACAGTGGATCCCCATGGATTAGCATTGTCTGAATAACGGCAGCGAAAGACTGTAGAAGACATCTCTCACAGTACCAGACAATGAAACCACAGGTCGGATGTCTGATATTATGCACTGTAGGGATTTCTgtgttataaaataaattagTAACATGTGTATCAGAAAACTCTTAACACTTACTGTGTGCATCATATTACATCTCTATCACCAACATTTCAGTGCAAATGCCATTGTAGCCGAAGGATCCATGACATATGTAAGTACCGACAAAATGATGGaaagttttaaaatgacaatgaaagtAAAAGAAGCCCAAATTTAGATTCATCCTAGTGTTGTGTAGTTGTGGAGCTACATTGgcatacattttaatataactGACTAAATATTAGTCCAGATCTATAAGCAGTCTTCTAAAAACTCACAGTTAGCTTGATGTACAGTACTAAATATCTATTTCTCAAGCAGCAATGGTTAcatcagaaaaaatgaaatcaaaacatGACCTACAGAACAAAGAAATCATTCACTCAAATATGTAAAACATCATTCTACTGTTCTTCTCTACCGtcaacaaaagatgaaaaaagagaacGCAAAAGTGGAATGAATAACATAATAAAGCCGTTCTTTATGGAACCACGTACAAGCAGATCAGCCTGAACCCtcggcccctccccctcacacacccAACAAGAGACATATAAAACTACATAAGACCACATAAATTCAAAGTTTATCAGGAAACACAGCCCATGttactaatgaaaaaaaacatacatttgtttACTGTCAATAAATATACAGTTGTTGGGGAGTTGATTttgctgttttctgtcagtaAGAAACTGGATAGTAGTCAATTCTTCTTCTTAGTGGTAGGGTGTTCTACAGATGCCAATAAATATTCACTACAACTGATATGAAGCGCTTTCCTCACAACCCTAACTGTTTCATTCTTCACTCAACGCGACGAGTCCAGGCTTGGTTGCGACTCAGAGACTACAATGTGATTCAAATTGAGAACTGGGTTAAGAAAGTTAGGACCTaagttcaaacaaacaaaaaaatatgacttgtaATATTGATTTATACATAAACATCTCTTaataacataaaacaaactgtaagaACAACTGTAAGTGTGGTCGAGTTCATCGGACAGTGTCAGTTGAGATGGAATGTTAATTGAATGACGTTGCAATCGATCACACGGGTTCATATTAGAGCGAGGGACAGTCCTGACCCTGACCTGTTCACTAGAGGAATCCTATACTGGACACTAACCCTCCTGTCTGTTACATACAGAAGATCTGAACTAGATTGAGTTACCTTAACCACGGGCTGGGAGACAGAGCGCAAAGCTTTCACATGGGTCATTTTGGAAAGCACAGAAAAACAGTATGGGACTTGGGACGTTGGGGTATGGGGATGTCATGCAGAGGTGTTTCTTGCCCCACTGGACTTTATGTTTATGAATACGTTTATTTGACACGGACAATGTTCATTGAGAAAAAAGATGTGAATAAACTAGAGATAGAATTTCTATCTGACGTCCCTGTCCAGttgtcaaacacatttatgaaGGCACCCTGATGTCAGGCCGTCACCATGACTGCAGATCTTTGACCAGTGTGGCCCTGTGGGGTTAAAGTGATTAGTGGTTATAATTCATGTagctgttctgttctgttctgtacGGGTTAGCTCCACTCAGAAGTTATGGTAAATGTCATTGGAAAAAAACGACATGGAATTTGTACCTCTGATGTGTAACATAATACGTTTGGATGTCTCTTTCTTTGACTAAGAGTGCTAGGCTAGTCCCACCTCTTAAATGAACCTGTGTGATGGAGTGTTTCCTGATTCTCTGGCTGCAGCCATACATCCCATCAGCCAGGCaaaggtgggaggaggaagaaccgGGGCTCACACGTCCAGGTCGTCAGGCCTGGCTCGGCTGCTCATCCGGCTGCTGGCCCGGCTGCAGGGCCGGGCGTCCATCAACGCCAGCGGCTGAAGCTCATGTCCTGCGGACGAGGACAGTTTCTTATGCTCGGTGGTATCATCGGGGAAGTCAAAGGCTTGTGCGTGGGAATTTGAAATAGTGCTTCCTCCCCCGGTCTGGCCAAGCCGGTTCTGCTCTGTTGAGTAGTTGGCCCAGTTCTGCTCAGTGGCCTGCTTATTGTAGTTACGACATGAGCCCgttcccctctctcctgtgGCCAGTTTGTAGCCTGGAGGGGACATGGGTGAGAGTGGGGCAGTCGGGGAGGAACAGCCATTATAGTAGGCATACTTGGTGGTGGACAGGTCTTTGGCGGTGTGGCTCAAGGTGCCTCCACTTGGGTAGAGAGTGGGTGGTTGTCTGCCCTTGACACGATCTTTGATCCTCTTATAAAACACATAGAAAAGCTCAATGATGTTGAGCAGCAGGGACACCAGTGACACCACCagcatgaagatgatgaagacggTCTTCTCTGTGGGTCGGGACAGGAAACACTCCACCTTCTGTGGGCATGGGGACCTCTCGCAGGTGTAGACTGCAGAGAGGGTGAAACCATACATGTACCACTGGATAAGCAGGAAGCCCACCTCGAACGTGGACTTGAAGAAAATACTGAAGATATAGGTTCTGAGCAGAGCCCCCTTCATCTTCACTTTGCCGTGCTCCTCAATGCCGTACTTGAGCTTTTTCATCTCAATTTTCTTCAGCGGGATGTCAACATCCCCTCCATCGTTTTGCACAGCtttgagctcctcctccttcctgttgaGTTTCTGTTCCTTCCTATTCAGATAGAAGACGTGAGCTAGGTAAAGGAGCGTGGGCGTCGAGACAAAGATGATCTGGAGGACCCAGAGGCGAACGTGGGAGATGGGGAAGGACTTGTCATAGCAGACGTTGTCACAACCAGGCTGGAGGGTGTTACATCTGAAGGCAGACTGCTCATCCCCCCAGGCGGACTCCACTGCGGTACCCAGGACCAGGAtcctgaagatgaagaggaccGACAGCCACACCTTCCCCCCAGCAGTAGAGTAGGCCTGGACCTTGTCCAGCAGACGACCCAGAGCACTCCAGTCACCCATTCTCAGGGGGCgtcagctggagaaaaaaaagggaactgtTTACACAATTTagattatctcaaggcactttgcaTACCGACCATTCAAACGTGTTCAGTATTAAACTGTATGCTGAACCTCAGCAGTCAGTCCCGTGATTACGCAGCATCGTTATAGGAGGAGAGCAAACTAGATATTTCAGGCTAATCCATTTACTGAGTGCAGCGACAGAGAACACATTTTAGTTAGTTCATGCAACTCTGCCCTTTATATGAAGGACACATTACGCAAATTTGAAACGAAAAACAAAAGGCTTAGACTGAAGTGACAGAACAATTCCAAAAAAAGAACTCTAAATCCCATCAGCAAAATCGTGGATACAAGTCAGTTCTCCAGTAAAGACTGACGGCAAAATAGTGACATGGAGGAGAAATGAATAATCAAATGCTGATAATGAATAGTGAATTATGTAAATGCCTGCAACACTCAACATCTTATAAGAACTTATAATCTTTGGGCCTTCATCTTTGTCCCATGAGAGGTTCCACCTACAGTCTGGTTCCGCTGCTGCTCAACCTCAGAATACCTGCTAACTTATACGccattttatttatcatcagaGTTTAT
This sequence is a window from Scophthalmus maximus strain ysfricsl-2021 chromosome 18, ASM2237912v1, whole genome shotgun sequence. Protein-coding genes within it:
- the gja1b gene encoding gap junction alpha-1 protein, whose product is MGDWSALGRLLDKVQAYSTAGGKVWLSVLFIFRILVLGTAVESAWGDEQSAFRCNTLQPGCDNVCYDKSFPISHVRLWVLQIIFVSTPTLLYLAHVFYLNRKEQKLNRKEEELKAVQNDGGDVDIPLKKIEMKKLKYGIEEHGKVKMKGALLRTYIFSIFFKSTFEVGFLLIQWYMYGFTLSAVYTCERSPCPQKVECFLSRPTEKTVFIIFMLVVSLVSLLLNIIELFYVFYKRIKDRVKGRQPPTLYPSGGTLSHTAKDLSTTKYAYYNGCSSPTAPLSPMSPPGYKLATGERGTGSCRNYNKQATEQNWANYSTEQNRLGQTGGGSTISNSHAQAFDFPDDTTEHKKLSSSAGHELQPLALMDARPCSRASSRMSSRARPDDLDV